The segment TCATTTTCGTGGCATTAAAAGAAGTGATGCTGGTAACCATTTTGTTTATCCCTGGTGTTTTCTGCTTTTTATACGCCCAAAAACAGCAAGGTATCAAAATATCAGAAAAAAGATTCGAGCATCTATTGGTGATCTTGGTTTCACTCGTGGGATTCATTTCTTTGACGCTGTTTGCTACTGGTGTTTTAGTGCTGTGATCAGCTTCTGAATTTGCATAGGTAAAAAAGCATCTGATCGAATATTGAATGAACAAAGAATAGGAAGGAACAATAATTATGATTCGTTTTGCAAAAAAAGAAGATGGTGAGGCGCTTGCCCGCTTGATATTAGTGATTTTAAAAGACATGGAACTGCCTTTTGTTACAGAATACGGGGAAGAGACTGCTTTGAATATTTTAGCCGAAGCAGTGGCATTGCCTGATTATCGTTACAGCTATCAGCGCGGTTTAGTGATGGAGATCGATGGAAAAGTTGCTGGTGGGGCTTTTGGTTACCCGGCCACAGAAGAAGAAGGAATCGATGAGCCGTTGATTCCTCTTTTGAAGAAATACGGGATCCCTGAAGACACACGATTATTTGTTGATATGGAAGCTTTTCCCGGCGAATGGTATTTAGATTCGATCTGTGTGTCAGAAGAATTCCGCGGACAAGGGATCGGTTCACAATTGTTGGATGCTCTGCCGAAATTAGTTTTACGAGATCAAGAAACTGTGATCGGATTGAGTGTCGATAAAGCAAATCCCAATGCCAAAAGGCTGTATGAACGAAAAGGATTCCAAGTAGTCGGTCAGCGAACCATCAGCGGACATCTGTATGACCATATGCAAAAGAAAATCGACGAAAATTAAAAAAATACAAAAACACCGGGT is part of the Enterococcus mediterraneensis genome and harbors:
- a CDS encoding GNAT family N-acetyltransferase; protein product: MIRFAKKEDGEALARLILVILKDMELPFVTEYGEETALNILAEAVALPDYRYSYQRGLVMEIDGKVAGGAFGYPATEEEGIDEPLIPLLKKYGIPEDTRLFVDMEAFPGEWYLDSICVSEEFRGQGIGSQLLDALPKLVLRDQETVIGLSVDKANPNAKRLYERKGFQVVGQRTISGHLYDHMQKKIDEN